In Strigops habroptila isolate Jane chromosome 2, bStrHab1.2.pri, whole genome shotgun sequence, one genomic interval encodes:
- the LOC115603911 gene encoding proline-rich protein HaeIII subfamily 1-like, with protein MAEAKPGGGGGGGGRGDPGLPPPYGPRSGGGGEPPPAAPCRTARAPSLLPGLAPGVPAAPARPPRLTLVYLLRCLARPQAPSSPATGTPRRPSLPPPPAGPAEERGVRPGRRTATAALPPQAARPGPAANPRPAACPVPPAPPCPVQSQAPGRLCRRRETGYAPRRGVPYRRLSGDRTLRGLGQAAPASIVCMWLARTLSRGRPPLAARGYGVFFHPSTLRPSPAANNGPFPQGSQFSRAEAPRGW; from the coding sequence ATGGCTGAGGCAAAgccgggaggaggaggaggaggcggaggAAGGGGGGATCCTGGGCTCCCTCCTCCCTACGGTCCGCGCtcaggaggaggtggggagccgccccccgccgcgccgTGCCGCACCGCCCGGGCACCGTCGCTCCTGCCTGGCCTAGCCCCCGGGgtccccgccgctcccgcccgccccccgcggCTCACACTTGTTTACCTTCTGCGCTGCCTAGCACGGCCGCAGGCGCCATCTTCCCCCGCGACAGGCACCCCGCGCCGGCCGTCACTTCCGCCGCCACCTGCGGGCCCGGCGGAGGAGAGGGGTGTGCGCCCTGGGCGGCGAACGGCCACCGCCGCGCTCCCGCCTCaggcggcccggcccggcccggcggccAATCCCCGCCCCGCGGCGTGCCCTGTCCCACCGGCACCTCCCTGCCCCGTGCAGAGCCAGGCGCCGGGCCGGCTCTGCCGCCGCCGGGAGACCGGGTACGCCCCGCGGAGAGGAGTCCCTTACCGAAGGCTTAGCGGGGACCGCACACTGCGGGGGCTTGGGCAAGCGGCACCAGCAAGCATCGTCTGCATGTGGCTCGCAAGGACGCTCAGCCGCGGCCGTCCGCCCTTGGCGGCTCGAGGTTATGGGGTTTTCTTCCACCCCTCAACCCTCAGGCCGAGTCCCGCCGCAAACAACGGCCCCTTTCCGCAAGGCTCTCAGTTTTCCCGGGCAGAAGCCCCGCGGGGCTGGTAG